From Oreochromis aureus strain Israel breed Guangdong linkage group 4, ZZ_aureus, whole genome shotgun sequence, a single genomic window includes:
- the atxn2l gene encoding ataxin-2-like protein isoform X1 has protein sequence MLGFSWFGSFLQRSRSTMKPPPLTQSPPVRSSVFEGVYNNARMLHFLTAVVGSTCDVRVKNGALYEGIFKTLSSQCELAVDAVHKVSDGGGGGGSQPSAPRIEDVTDTMIFSPADLVTMTCRDVDLTFAVRDSFTDSAIGSSRLNGEHREKVLQRWDGDGNGDGFDLDSDTSNGWDANEMFKFNEEAYGVKSTYDSSLSMYTMPLERGNSEVYRQREARAAQLASEIESSLQYRRRVSLENDEGRSEEDKYSSVVREREERTSPGFTSTSREAKYVPLPQRAREIGPSASSIRPGASGRAAPPPSRHLPTSCSSPKPSSDRSSPMSFRTACSPSQSRSSPPAASSPPHTNHVLPRSHPQALTDTTRSSVNGVSSRMSPKSLQRFQSNRTLRTSNSQSTPAASRTLKPDAPPQDPPSVDPASSSLSTVTMATTTTTKPTGPTLLFPVDVSEVLGNAAKEPPEGQPTPQDGKNSKAPSVQQRSQLEELRKFGKEFRLQASSSPLVSPASVDTLQDSPTPSTDCSSSSSLSSPSPPRPVVATEVAPPISAPAALLPAAPPGPRSSGTEGPTATPIGGELCSERAETATPTAVQVKNSTLNPNAKEFLPVKGNVVAKPSSNPAPPRPTPPSPAMVLPGPGQPGGGAIYSSPPAHYLSYISPIPLQGHSIQAPQLYQYTVSTISQGKYPRPKGLVGGPRPEHHGSPASSMISASAAGPQLVASPYPQSYLQYSQVIQALPPHFHGQPIYSMLQGARMLTSGAAQPIGPPGPQFPGQADGPPGPQQAMYAPQSIHTHHSGSLHPPQPSSTPTGSHPPPQHTTPSPGHAQVSQGTSQPQSLFHAGGLSAPTPPNLPPGHGSPQAAYAMQGYGLPTPQQLTHGFPSISQLTQAHVTGAMSAPHHAAGHGPPPVMLHYAPPQQGGGSNPQHGPPPQQGAPQHFYIGPGQAVQVQAHPAQQLSFHPSAN, from the exons ATGCTAGGCTTCAGCTGGTTTGGCAGCTTTCTGCAGAG GAGCAGGAGCACCATGAAGCCACCTCCACTGACCCAATCTCCTCCTGTGCGCAGCTCT GTATTTGAAGGCGTCTACAACAACGCGCGCATGCTTCACTTCCTCACAGCGGTGGTG GGCTCCACCTGCGACGTGAGAGTGAAAAATGGCGCCTTGTACGAGGGAATCTTCAAGACGTTGAGCTCGCAg TGTGAGCTGGCTGTGGATGCTGTTCACAAAGTGAGtgacggaggaggaggaggagggagccAGCCCTCTGCTCCCAGGATCGAGGATGTTACTGACACCATGATCTTCAGCCCCGCTGACCTCGTCACTATGACGTGCCGGGACGTCGACTTGACCTTTGCCGTCAGAG ACTCGTTCACGGATTCGGCCATCGGCTCGTCGCGGCTGAACGGGGAGCACCGGGAGAAGGTGCTGCAGCGGTGGGACGGGGATGGAAACGGAGACGGCTTCGACCTGGACTCGGACACG TCGAACGGCTGGGACGCCAACGAGATGTTCAAGTTTAACGAGGAAGCGTACGGCGTGAAGTCGACCTACGACTCGAGCCTCTCCATGTACAC CATGCCTTTGGAGAGGGGGAACTCGGAGGTGTACCGGCAGCGGGAGGCTAGGGCGGCGCAGCTAGCCAGTGAGATCGAGAGCAGCCTGCAGTACCGCCGCCGCGTCTCCTTGGAGAACGACGAGGGAAGGAGCGAGGAGGACAAATACAGCTCGGTGGTCCGAGAGCGGGAGGAGAGGACGAGCCCCGGGTTCACCTCCACAAGCAG GGAGGCGAAGTACGTCCCCCTCCCTCAGAGGGCTCGAGAGATTGGCCCGTCTGCCAGCAGCATCAGACCCGGGGCCTCCGGCCGAGCAGCACCGCCTCCCTCCAGACACCTCCCGACCAGCTGCTCCTCCCCCAAACCATCCTCTGATAGGAGCAGTCCTATGTCTTTCAGGACCGCCTGCTCTCCCAGCCAATCACGGAGCAGCCCACCTGCCGCCAGCAGCCCGCCCCACACCAACCACGTTCTTCCGCGCTCGCACCCGCAGGCGCTAACCGACACCACGCGCTCGTCCGTAAACGGTG TTTCATCCAGAATGTCTCCGAAATCCCTTCAGAGATTCCAGAGCAACAGAACGCTGCGGACCTCGAACTCCCAGTCCACGCCTGCAG CGTCTCGTACTCTGAAACCAGACGCCCCTCCCCAGGATCCTCCGTCAGTCGACCCCGCTTCCTCCtccctttccactgtcaccatggcgaccaccaccaccaccaaacccACTGGCCCCACCCTCCTCTTCCCCGTGGACG TGAGTGAAGTCCTGGGCAACGCCGCCAAAGAGCCGCCTGAAGGTCAGCCCACTCCACAGGACGGCAAGAACAGCAAAG CTCCGTCTGTGCAGCAGAGGTCTCAGCTGGAGGAGCTCCGCAAGTTTGGCAAAGAGTTCAGG CTGCAGGCGAGCTCCTCCCCTTTGGTGAGCCCCGCCTCTGTAGACACCCTTCAGGACAGCCCCACCCCCTCCACGGAttgttcctcctcctcctccttgtcGTCCCCCAGCCCACCCAGGCCCGTCGTGGCTACAGAGGTAGCTCCACCCATCTCAGCACCTGCTGCCCTGCTGCCTGCAGCTCCACCTGGCCCCCGCTCCTCAGGGACGGAGGGGCCGACGGCGACCCCGATCGGAGGGGAGCTGTGCAGCGAGCGCGCGGAGACGGCGACGCCGACTGCAGT GCAGGTGAAAAACTCGACGCTGAATCCAAACGCCAAGGAGTTTCTTCCCGTTAAAGGAAACGTGGTTGCG AAACCCTCCTCGAATCCCGCCCCGCCTCGGCCGACCCCGCCCAGCCCCGCGATGGTCCTCCCAGGCCCGGGACAGCCAGGAGGAGGGGCCATCTACAGCAGCCCACCTGCACACTACCTGTCCTACATCTCCCCCATCCCCCTGCAGGGGCACTCCATccag GCTCCTCAGCTGTATCAGTACACCGTGTCGACCATCAGTCAGGGGAAATACCCCAGACCCAAAG GGTTGGTCGGGGGTCCACGTCCGGAGCACCACGGCTCCCCGGCCTCCTCCATGATCTCGGCCTCGGCAGCAGGGCCCCAGCTGGTGGCTTCTCCTTACCCCCAGTCCTACCTGCAGTACAGTCAGGTGATCCAGGCCTTGCCCCCACACTTCCACGGACAG CCGATTTACTCGATGCTGCAGGGAGCGAGGATGCTGACCTCCGGGGCCGCTCAGCCGATCGGGCCTCCAGGCCCTCAGTTCCCCGGGCAGGCTGACGGCCCGCCGGGCCCCCAACAGGCCATGTACG CTCCTCAGTCCATCCATACTCACCACTCGGGCTCCCTCCATCCTCCTCAGCCCTCTAGCACACCCACTGGGAGTCACCCCCCACCCCAGCACACGACCCCCAGCCCAGGACACGCTCAG GTGAGTCAGGGCACTTCTCAACCTCAGTCCTTGTTTCACGCCGGAGGTCTGTCGGCTCCCACGCCCCCTAACCTGCCGCCGGGCCACGGCTCTCCGCAGGCCGCCTACGCCATGCAGGGATACGGCCTGCCCACGCCCCAGCAGCTGACCCACGGCTTCCCGTCAATCAGCCAGCTCACACAG GCTCACGTAACAGGCGCCATGTCGGCACCTCACCACGCTGCCGGCCACGGCCCCCCGCCTGTCATGCTGCACTACGCCCCCCCTCAGCAGGGTGGCGGCTCCAACCCCCAGCATGGCCCACCGCCCCAGCAGGGGGCGCCGCAGCACTTCTACATAGGACCCGGTCaag CTGTCCAGGTTCAGGCTCACCCCGCCCAGCAGCTGTCCTTCCACCCGTCTGCCAACTGA